A DNA window from Ignavibacteriales bacterium contains the following coding sequences:
- the mnmE gene encoding tRNA uridine-5-carboxymethylaminomethyl(34) synthesis GTPase MnmE has product MYLRNDTIAAIATPIGEGGISVIRISGKDAISIADKCFRGKQNLCDATSHTAHFGIFESQRSEPIDQVITTIFLQPNSYTGENVVEISCHGGMYISQKILEELIQSGVRAAEPGEFTFRAFANGKIDLAQAEAVADIIHSQSELSRNISLSQLQGKLSSKISYLREQLIHFCGLLELELDFSDEDIEFVSRDELTLKLQIIITTLVELIGSYETGRIYKEGAKIVLVGSPNVGKSSIFNTLLGENRAIVTNIPGTTRDKIEESIVIDGILFKIVDTAGLRDSDDFIELESFKKTKEEIQTADIIISVTDDLKRIDEQEKDIIDYLISKKKIIKVRNKIDLVNNRLEDCPENKDKSYINISALTGENIQLLKRAIIEKLFSGKKIDVNDTVIITNRRQHRCLSDACLIIKSVSDQLNQKISNEYLTAELRRGINILSEITGEITSDEIISNIFSNFCIGK; this is encoded by the coding sequence ATGTACCTTAGAAATGATACCATAGCAGCAATAGCAACCCCAATTGGCGAAGGAGGAATTTCGGTTATTCGAATTAGCGGTAAAGATGCAATTAGTATTGCCGATAAATGCTTTCGTGGAAAACAAAACCTTTGCGATGCAACATCTCATACAGCCCATTTTGGAATTTTTGAATCACAACGTTCGGAGCCAATTGATCAAGTAATAACAACAATTTTTCTACAGCCTAATTCGTATACTGGTGAAAATGTTGTGGAAATCAGTTGTCACGGAGGAATGTACATTTCTCAAAAGATTTTAGAAGAATTAATTCAGTCCGGCGTTCGTGCCGCCGAGCCCGGTGAATTCACTTTCCGCGCATTCGCGAATGGAAAAATTGACCTCGCACAGGCAGAAGCAGTTGCAGATATTATTCATTCTCAATCTGAATTATCGCGAAATATCTCCTTAAGTCAATTACAAGGAAAGTTATCTTCAAAAATTTCCTATCTAAGAGAACAATTAATTCATTTTTGTGGGCTACTAGAACTTGAGCTCGATTTTTCTGATGAAGATATTGAGTTTGTCTCTCGCGATGAATTGACTCTAAAACTTCAAATAATTATAACCACGCTGGTCGAACTAATAGGATCATATGAAACTGGAAGAATTTACAAAGAAGGCGCAAAGATTGTATTGGTGGGATCGCCAAATGTTGGTAAATCAAGTATTTTCAATACTTTATTAGGGGAAAATAGAGCAATTGTTACAAATATTCCAGGAACCACGAGAGATAAAATAGAAGAAAGTATTGTAATTGATGGTATACTTTTTAAAATTGTTGATACTGCCGGGTTGCGTGATTCCGACGATTTTATTGAGTTAGAAAGCTTTAAAAAAACAAAAGAGGAAATCCAAACCGCCGATATTATTATTTCTGTGACTGATGATTTAAAAAGAATAGATGAACAGGAAAAAGATATTATTGACTACCTAATAAGTAAGAAAAAAATTATCAAGGTGAGAAATAAGATTGATCTTGTAAATAATAGACTTGAAGATTGCCCTGAAAATAAAGATAAATCATACATCAACATTTCTGCTTTAACAGGTGAAAATATCCAATTATTAAAAAGAGCTATTATTGAAAAATTGTTTTCGGGAAAGAAAATTGACGTAAATGACACAGTAATAATAACAAATAGACGCCAACACAGGTGTCTGAGTGATGCCTGCCTGATTATAAAATCTGTTTCAGATCAATTAAACCAAAAAATCAGTAATGAATATTTAACCGCAGAATTACGAAGAGGAATAAACATATTATCTGAAATTACTGGAGAAATAACATCAGATGAGATCATCAGTAATATATTCTCAAATTTTTGCATAGGTAAATGA